One Cryobacterium psychrophilum DNA segment encodes these proteins:
- a CDS encoding amino acid ABC transporter permease produces MMNNGVIAPKRPSDVTAADVDPDDIVAVPLRHPWRWAAAVVLGGAFVALATSLWENENIDHSTISEYLFNNRILDGVVLTLVLTVVSMIVSTILAVILAVMRLSTNPVMNSLAWLYVWIFRGTPLLIQIVFWGYLGLLYSQITLGVPFTDLNLFSIDTNTLIPAFTAGLLALTLNQAAYSAEIVRAGMLSVDEGQHEAAYSVGMSPALTLFKVILPQAMRVIIPPMGNETISMLKNTSLLSVIAVLELYTVATQISSQNLRQVELLVVVSCWYLFLTSVLSIPQYYLERHYGRGNARQRPRTPLERVWSALRPARTTTGTQATAVTGRSAATQAATTTDKADER; encoded by the coding sequence ATGATGAACAACGGAGTAATTGCGCCCAAGCGCCCGTCGGATGTGACTGCGGCCGACGTTGATCCTGACGACATCGTTGCCGTGCCGCTTCGCCATCCGTGGCGCTGGGCTGCTGCGGTGGTGCTCGGCGGCGCGTTCGTGGCCCTCGCGACGTCGTTGTGGGAGAACGAGAACATTGACCATTCGACCATCAGCGAGTACCTCTTCAACAACCGCATCCTCGATGGCGTGGTGCTCACCCTGGTGCTCACCGTCGTCTCGATGATCGTGTCGACAATCCTGGCCGTGATCCTCGCGGTCATGCGACTGTCGACGAACCCGGTCATGAACTCCCTCGCGTGGCTGTACGTCTGGATCTTCCGCGGCACTCCGCTGCTGATCCAGATCGTCTTCTGGGGGTACCTCGGTCTGCTGTACTCCCAGATCACCCTGGGCGTGCCGTTCACCGATCTCAACCTCTTCTCCATCGACACCAACACCCTGATTCCGGCGTTCACGGCCGGGCTGCTGGCGTTGACGTTGAACCAGGCGGCGTACTCGGCAGAGATTGTGCGCGCCGGGATGCTCTCCGTGGACGAGGGGCAGCATGAGGCGGCGTACTCGGTGGGCATGAGCCCGGCGTTGACCCTGTTCAAGGTGATTCTGCCGCAGGCCATGCGTGTCATCATCCCGCCCATGGGCAACGAGACAATTTCGATGCTGAAGAACACGTCGCTCCTGTCGGTGATCGCCGTGCTCGAGCTGTACACGGTGGCCACTCAGATCTCGTCGCAGAACCTCCGCCAGGTGGAACTGCTCGTGGTCGTCAGCTGCTGGTACCTGTTCCTCACGTCGGTGCTCTCGATTCCCCAGTACTACCTGGAACGTCATTACGGGCGTGGCAATGCACGACAGCGGCCTCGGACGCCGCTGGAACGAGTGTGGAGCGCACTGCGCCCGGCACGAACGACGACCGGGACGCAAGCCACGGCCGTGACAGGAAGGTCGGCCGCGACACAAGCGGCGACAACGACAGATAAGGCGGATGAACGATGA
- a CDS encoding transporter substrate-binding domain-containing protein has protein sequence MRTTHSNRSSWKIAVSLGFASMLALSACAATPDPTAVPAGSGSAGDVDAAAAAALPAKYADAGVINAATGIYPPMEMFDDNQKLTGFDVDLANALGAKLGVQVDMRQQQFDSIIPSLQSGKHDIIIAGLNDTQARQETLDFVDYFHAGFSILVMKGNPENITGVLDLCGKDVAVQKATVQAQILHSYDDQCASLGDGPIGVVELPLETDVQTAVRSGKAVADVVDSAVAAYAAQTAGGGTMFDMVRDPENPAGYNPVYTGIGVLKADAELSEALLLALKSVIADGSYQEILEKYDLGDYAVDAAGLNLGK, from the coding sequence ATGAGAACCACCCACAGCAACCGGTCGTCATGGAAGATCGCCGTGTCCCTGGGTTTCGCCAGCATGCTGGCCCTGTCAGCGTGCGCGGCCACTCCCGACCCCACTGCCGTACCGGCTGGTTCCGGATCGGCCGGCGATGTGGATGCGGCGGCCGCGGCAGCGCTTCCCGCGAAATACGCTGACGCCGGTGTGATCAATGCCGCGACGGGCATCTACCCGCCGATGGAGATGTTTGACGACAACCAGAAACTGACGGGCTTTGACGTTGACCTCGCCAACGCCCTCGGCGCGAAACTCGGCGTGCAGGTGGACATGCGCCAGCAGCAGTTCGACAGCATCATTCCGTCGCTGCAGTCCGGAAAGCACGACATCATCATCGCCGGGCTGAACGACACCCAGGCCAGGCAGGAGACCCTCGACTTCGTCGACTACTTCCATGCCGGTTTCTCCATCCTGGTGATGAAGGGGAACCCCGAGAACATCACCGGCGTGCTTGACCTCTGCGGCAAGGACGTCGCGGTACAGAAGGCCACCGTTCAGGCGCAGATTCTGCACAGCTATGACGACCAGTGCGCGTCACTCGGCGACGGCCCGATTGGCGTGGTGGAGCTCCCGCTCGAGACCGACGTGCAAACGGCCGTTCGAAGCGGCAAGGCTGTGGCCGATGTCGTCGACTCGGCCGTCGCAGCGTATGCCGCACAGACGGCCGGTGGCGGCACGATGTTTGACATGGTCAGAGACCCGGAGAACCCGGCAGGGTACAACCCGGTCTACACCGGGATCGGTGTTCTGAAGGCAGACGCCGAACTGTCCGAGGCCCTCCTGCTCGCCCTGAAGTCGGTCATCGCGGACGGCAGCTACCAGGAGATTCTCGAGAAGTACGACCTGGGCGACTATGCGGTCGACGCTGCCGGACTCAACCTCGGAAAGTGA